A single Syngnathus acus chromosome 8, fSynAcu1.2, whole genome shotgun sequence DNA region contains:
- the LOC119126122 gene encoding inward rectifier potassium channel 2-like, producing the protein MGSVRSHRYSMVSEEEDGARPADGAAPNGYGDKGVRRRQSRFVRKDGHCNVHFVNMSEQGRRYLADIFTTCVDIRWRWMLLIFCLSFLLSWLLFGLVFWLLALSHGDLEAETHTCVSNVDSFTAAFLFSVETQTTIGYGYRYVTEDCPAAVLTVVLQSIVGCLVDAFVIGAVMAKMAKPKKRNQTLVFSHHAAVAMRDGKLCLMWRVGNLRKSHLVEAHVRAQLLKSRTTAEGEFIPLDQADVDVGFDSGVDRIFLVSPITIVHQIDEDSPFYEMSKQELETSQFEIVVILEGMVEATAMTTQCRSSYVASEIRWGHRFEPVLFQDRDRYKVDYSRFDKTYEVSGTPQCSAKELAEKTCRASGPAHSFCYENEVALEKMEVVEDGATRRNASRHNAPCHNAPRHNATCHNTSRRDTDPGSLRSLESRPLTAESQL; encoded by the coding sequence ATGGGGAGCGTGCGAAGCCACCGCTATAGCATGGTGTccgaggaggaggacggcGCCAGGCCGGCCGATGGCGCGGCGCCCAACGGCTACGGTGACAAAGGCGTGCGCCGGCGGCAGAGCCGCTTTGTACGCAAGGACGGCCACTGCAATGTGCACTTTGTCAACATGAGCGAGCAGGGCCGGCGCTACCTGGCGGACATCTTCACCACCTGCGTGGACATTCGCTGGCGTTGGATGCTGCTCATCTTCTGCCTTTCCTTCCTGCTCTCGTGGTTGCTCTTCGGCCTGGTCTTCTGGTTGCTAGCACTCTCACATGGCGACCTGGAGGCTGAGACGCATACATGCGTGTCCAACGTGGACAGCTTCACGGCCGCCTTCTTGTTCTCCGTGGAGACACAGACCACCATCGGCTACGGCTACCGCTACGTGACGGAGGACTGCCCGGCGGCCGTATTAACGGTGGTCCTGCAAAGCATTGTGGGATGCCTGGTGGACGCCTTTGTCATCGGCGCCGTCATGGCCAAGATGGCCAAACCCAAAAAACGCAACCAGACACTGGTGTTCAGCCACCACGCCGCTGTGGCCATGAGGGACGGCAAGCTGTGCCTCATGTGGCGCGTGGGCAACCTGAGGAAAAGCCACCTGGTGGAGGCTCATGTCAGGGCGCAGCTACTCAAGTCACGCACAACGGCTGAGGGCGAGTTCATCCCGCTGGACCAGGCCGACGTGGACGTGGGCTTCGACAGTGGCGTGGACAGAATCTTCCTCGTGTCCCCCATCACCATCGTTCACCAGATCGATGAGGACAGCCCCTTCTACGAGATGAGCAAGCAGGAGCTGGAGACATCCCAGTTTGAGATTGTGGTCATCTTGGAGGGCATGGTGGAGGCCACGGCCATGACCACACAGTGCCGCAGCTCCTACGTGGCCAGCGAAATCCGCTGGGGCCACCGCTTCGAACCGGTGCTCTTCCAAGACCGCGACCGCTACAAGGTGGACTACTCGCGCTTTGACAAAACCTACGAGGTGTCCGGAACGCCGCAGTGCAGCGCCAAAGAGCTCGCTGAGAAGACATGCCGCGCCTCTGGCCCTGCCCACTCCTTTTGCTATGAGAACGAGGTGGCTCTGGAAAAGATGGAGGTGGTGGAGGACGGCGCCACGCGCCGCAACGCTTCGCGCCACAACGCTCCGTGCCACAACGCTCCGCGCCACAACGCCACATGCCACAACACTTCACGCCGAGACACCGACCCGGGCAGTCTGCGCTCTTTGGAGTCGAGACCTCTGACAGCTGAATCGCAACTCTAA
- the LOC119126125 gene encoding uncharacterized protein LOC119126125 isoform X1: MQAQDGRALWRAALLWTLLCGGGASDNCTSRRCLANDLVNRKLITQPQSEDCSEYIYVSSIEYQTIKVDTKNLRLGCRLQATIVSNETRGSKWSDDEPIVRSAVNTDRTRRNGQITICTGTRPFTPMRSISSSTQNRFRDLIVFSNGTLRHRVVMAAEVNCEFNLFNYPFAEDGCPVVIQTWSSQGCGTFMEIGEVEVYDGSHGDWETLGAYLESPSDEQFYILVILKLRQQNPFITLMLPSILLILADMVSFALPLDCGERNSFKVTLVLSFTMFLLILNDQLPGDSECTPVIKNHFCVCLVLLVVSMLVSMVLTRVAKDGGLIFCCSSGRAKAGDGQRRADQDDKADVSVIRLDNSEEQQMHRRLMDFLDAIKAKEAECERNKALADRIDKTFFWFYFILGTLYFCAMIVVMVKYKCEVDHLDFW; the protein is encoded by the exons ATGCAAGCGCAAGACGGCCGCGCTCTGTGGAGGGCGGCGCTTCTATGGACGCTTCTCTGCGGAG GAGGCGCCAGTGATAACTGCACCAGCCGCCGATGTCTGGCCAACGATCTGGTCAACAGAAAACTAATAACTCAGCCACAGAGTGAAGATTGCTCTGAGTACATCTACGTGTCATCCATCGAGTATCAGACCATCAAAGTT GACACAAAGAACCTCCGTCTCGGCTGCCGTTTACAGGCGACAATTGTAAGCAACGAGACGCGTGGTTCTAAATGGAGTGACGACGAGCCAATAGTCAGGTCGGCCGTTAACACGGATCGCACCCGCAGGAATGGACAGATTACGATTTGTACTGGGACCCGTCCGTTTACCCCTATGAGGAG CATATCGTCAAGCACGCAGAACAGGTTCCGCGACCTGATTGTGTTCAGCAACGGCACCCTGCGCCACCGTGTGGTGATGGCGGCTGAGGTCAACTGCGAGTTCAACCTCTTCAACTACCCTTTTGCTGAGGACGGATGTCCCGTGGTCATCCAGACCTGGTCTTCCCAAG GATGCGGCACCTTCATGGAGATCGGCGAGGTGGAGGTGTATGATGGCAGCCACGGCGACTGGGAAACCTTGGGCGCTTACCTGGAATCGCCATCCGATGAACAATTCTATATCTTG GTGATCTTGAAGCTCCGGCAGCAGAATCCCTTCATCACGCTAATGCTTCCTAGCATTCTGCTCATCCTGGCCGACATGGTGAGCTTCGCCCTGCCGCTGGACTGCGGCGAGCGCAATTCCTTCAAGGTCACGCTGGTGCTCAGCTTCACTATGTTCCTGCTCATCCTCAACGACCAGCTGCCCGGTGACAGCGAGTGCACTCCCGTCATAA AGAACCACTTTTGCGTGTGCCTGGTCTTGCTGGTGGTGAGCATGCTGGTGTCCATGGTCCTGACACGGGTGGCCAAGGACGGAGGCCTCATCTTCTGCTGCTCCTCCGGAAGAGCCAAAGCTGGTGACGGGCAGAGGAGGGCTGACCAGG ATGACAAAGCGGACGTGAGTGTCATCCGGCTGGACAACTCAGAGGAACAGCAGATGCACAGAAGGTTGATGGACTTCCTGGATGCCATCAAAGCCAAGGAAGCGGAGTGCGAGCGCAACAAGGCGCTCGCAGACAGGATTGACAAAACCTTTTTCTGGTTCTATTTCATTCTGGGCAcgctgtacttttgcgctatgaTTGTGGTGATGGTGAAATACAAATGCGAAGTGGACCACTTGGATTTCTGGTAA
- the LOC119126131 gene encoding inward rectifier potassium channel 16-like, whose translation MEAAVAFTRSLTLHLGLDRAPDPVAMSTERREEAPGDTCLASVHVVGAEGQRLRFMRKDGGFPVAFRKVPGDWSPYLLDLFTTLVEIRWRVMLLLFSLSYIVSWLFFGLCYWLMAYVHGDGGRGPCVLNVYDFTSAFLFSMETQATIGYGFRGVTENCGVAVAAVTIQDVTSCLLDTIVIGIVVAKMASARKRGQTVGFSRVAVVNRRDGVLCLSWRLGDFRGNHILEGVARAQLVRHSKQPRGPVLVSYQDVDIQERELILATPVLLVHKLQAGSPLYHIGPEGLPEEDFELLVSFTYMGDSTGTLHQTRTSYTPADIRWAQRFREVLKVGKKHYKADYALFHQTAWVATPMLSAEQYDRGRAPPGLLRSLRGKRGRCCMEEVIWQTRL comes from the coding sequence ATGGAGGCTGCAGTAGCCTTCACTCGATCCTTAACTTTACATTTGGGCCTTGACAGGGCGCCCGACCCGGTCGCCATGAGCACCGAGAGGCGCGAGGAGGCGCCTGGCGACACTTGCTTGGCCAGCGTTCACGTCGTTGGCGCCGAGGGCCAGCGGCTTCGCTTCATGCGCAAGGATGGCGGGTTCCCCGTGGCCTTCCGCAAGGTGCCCGGAGACTGGAGCCCGTACCTGCTGGATCTTTTCACCACGCTGGTAGAGATACGCTGGCGGGTGATGCTCCTGCTCTTCTCGCTGTCCTACATCGTTTCTTGGCTGTTCTTCGGGCTTTGCTACTGGCTCATGGCGTATGTGCATGGCGACGGCGGCCGTGGCCCCTGCGTGCTCAACGTCTATGACTTCACGTCAGCGTTTCTCTTCTCAATGGAGACCCAGGCCACCATCGGTTACGGCTTCAGGGGCGTGACAGAAAACTGTGGGGTGGCCGTGGCGGCCGTGACCATTCAGGACGTCACCAGCTGCCTCCTGGACACCATCGTCATCGGTATTGTTGTGGCAAAAATGGCGTCGGCGCGCAAAAGGGGTCAGACGGTGGGCTTCAGCAGAGTGGCCGTGGTCAACCGGCGGGACGGCGTCCTGTGTCTGTCGTGGCGGCTCGGAGACTTCAGAGGGAATCACATCCTGGAGGGTGTGGCCAGGGCGCAGCTCGTACGCCACTCCAAGCAACCACGGGGACCCGTGCTGGTGTCGTACCAGGATGTGGACATCCAGGAGCGGGAGCTCATCCTCGCCACGCCAGTCCTTCTCGTGCACAAGCTCCAAGCGGGCAGCCCGCTCTACCACATTGGCCCAGAGGGGCTTCCGGAGGAGGATTTTgagctgctggtgtccttcacCTACATGGGCGACTCCACCGGCACGCTCCACCAGACGCGCACTTCCTACACGCCTGCCGATATCCGCTGGGCGCAACGCTTCCGTGAGGTGCTTAAAGTGGGCAAGAAGCACTACAAGGCGGACTATGCGCTGTTTCACCAGACGGCGTGGGTGGCCACCCCGATGCTGAGCGCCGAGCAGTACGACCGGGGAAGGGCTCCACCTGGCCTCTTGCGCTCGCTACGGGGCAAGAGAGGCCGCTGCTGCATGGAGGAGGTCATCTGGCAAACCCGTTTGTAG
- the LOC119126125 gene encoding 5-hydroxytryptamine receptor 3A-like isoform X2 yields the protein MQAQDGRALWRAALLWTLLCGGGASDNCTSRRCLANDLVNRKLITQPQSEDCSEYIYVSSIEYQTIKVDTKNLRLGCRLQATIEWTDYDLYWDPSVYPYEEVILPVSKVWTPDIFVTNGISSSTQNRFRDLIVFSNGTLRHRVVMAAEVNCEFNLFNYPFAEDGCPVVIQTWSSQGCGTFMEIGEVEVYDGSHGDWETLGAYLESPSDEQFYILVILKLRQQNPFITLMLPSILLILADMVSFALPLDCGERNSFKVTLVLSFTMFLLILNDQLPGDSECTPVIKNHFCVCLVLLVVSMLVSMVLTRVAKDGGLIFCCSSGRAKAGDGQRRADQDDKADVSVIRLDNSEEQQMHRRLMDFLDAIKAKEAECERNKALADRIDKTFFWFYFILGTLYFCAMIVVMVKYKCEVDHLDFW from the exons ATGCAAGCGCAAGACGGCCGCGCTCTGTGGAGGGCGGCGCTTCTATGGACGCTTCTCTGCGGAG GAGGCGCCAGTGATAACTGCACCAGCCGCCGATGTCTGGCCAACGATCTGGTCAACAGAAAACTAATAACTCAGCCACAGAGTGAAGATTGCTCTGAGTACATCTACGTGTCATCCATCGAGTATCAGACCATCAAAGTT GACACAAAGAACCTCCGTCTCGGCTGCCGTTTACAGGCGACAATT GAATGGACAGATTACGATTTGTACTGGGACCCGTCCGTTTACCCCTATGAGGAGGTGATTCTGCCCGTCAGCAAAGTCTGGACGCCCGACATATTTGTGACCAATGG CATATCGTCAAGCACGCAGAACAGGTTCCGCGACCTGATTGTGTTCAGCAACGGCACCCTGCGCCACCGTGTGGTGATGGCGGCTGAGGTCAACTGCGAGTTCAACCTCTTCAACTACCCTTTTGCTGAGGACGGATGTCCCGTGGTCATCCAGACCTGGTCTTCCCAAG GATGCGGCACCTTCATGGAGATCGGCGAGGTGGAGGTGTATGATGGCAGCCACGGCGACTGGGAAACCTTGGGCGCTTACCTGGAATCGCCATCCGATGAACAATTCTATATCTTG GTGATCTTGAAGCTCCGGCAGCAGAATCCCTTCATCACGCTAATGCTTCCTAGCATTCTGCTCATCCTGGCCGACATGGTGAGCTTCGCCCTGCCGCTGGACTGCGGCGAGCGCAATTCCTTCAAGGTCACGCTGGTGCTCAGCTTCACTATGTTCCTGCTCATCCTCAACGACCAGCTGCCCGGTGACAGCGAGTGCACTCCCGTCATAA AGAACCACTTTTGCGTGTGCCTGGTCTTGCTGGTGGTGAGCATGCTGGTGTCCATGGTCCTGACACGGGTGGCCAAGGACGGAGGCCTCATCTTCTGCTGCTCCTCCGGAAGAGCCAAAGCTGGTGACGGGCAGAGGAGGGCTGACCAGG ATGACAAAGCGGACGTGAGTGTCATCCGGCTGGACAACTCAGAGGAACAGCAGATGCACAGAAGGTTGATGGACTTCCTGGATGCCATCAAAGCCAAGGAAGCGGAGTGCGAGCGCAACAAGGCGCTCGCAGACAGGATTGACAAAACCTTTTTCTGGTTCTATTTCATTCTGGGCAcgctgtacttttgcgctatgaTTGTGGTGATGGTGAAATACAAATGCGAAGTGGACCACTTGGATTTCTGGTAA
- the LOC119126125 gene encoding uncharacterized protein LOC119126125 isoform X3: MQAQDGRALWRAALLWTLLCGGGASDNCTSRRCLANDLVNRKLITQPQSEDCSEYIYVSSIEYQTIKVDTKNLRLGCRLQATIVSNETRGSKWSDDEPIVRSAVNTDRTRRNGQITICTGTRPFTPMRSISSSTQNRFRDLIVFSNGTLRHRVVMAAEVNCEFNLFNYPFAEDGCPVVIQTWSSQGCGTFMEIGEVEVYDGSHGDWETLGAYLESPSDEQFYILVILKLRQQNPFITLMLPSILLILADMLPGDSECTPVIKNHFCVCLVLLVVSMLVSMVLTRVAKDGGLIFCCSSGRAKAGDGQRRADQDDKADVSVIRLDNSEEQQMHRRLMDFLDAIKAKEAECERNKALADRIDKTFFWFYFILGTLYFCAMIVVMVKYKCEVDHLDFW, encoded by the exons ATGCAAGCGCAAGACGGCCGCGCTCTGTGGAGGGCGGCGCTTCTATGGACGCTTCTCTGCGGAG GAGGCGCCAGTGATAACTGCACCAGCCGCCGATGTCTGGCCAACGATCTGGTCAACAGAAAACTAATAACTCAGCCACAGAGTGAAGATTGCTCTGAGTACATCTACGTGTCATCCATCGAGTATCAGACCATCAAAGTT GACACAAAGAACCTCCGTCTCGGCTGCCGTTTACAGGCGACAATTGTAAGCAACGAGACGCGTGGTTCTAAATGGAGTGACGACGAGCCAATAGTCAGGTCGGCCGTTAACACGGATCGCACCCGCAGGAATGGACAGATTACGATTTGTACTGGGACCCGTCCGTTTACCCCTATGAGGAG CATATCGTCAAGCACGCAGAACAGGTTCCGCGACCTGATTGTGTTCAGCAACGGCACCCTGCGCCACCGTGTGGTGATGGCGGCTGAGGTCAACTGCGAGTTCAACCTCTTCAACTACCCTTTTGCTGAGGACGGATGTCCCGTGGTCATCCAGACCTGGTCTTCCCAAG GATGCGGCACCTTCATGGAGATCGGCGAGGTGGAGGTGTATGATGGCAGCCACGGCGACTGGGAAACCTTGGGCGCTTACCTGGAATCGCCATCCGATGAACAATTCTATATCTTG GTGATCTTGAAGCTCCGGCAGCAGAATCCCTTCATCACGCTAATGCTTCCTAGCATTCTGCTCATCCTGGCCGACATG CTGCCCGGTGACAGCGAGTGCACTCCCGTCATAA AGAACCACTTTTGCGTGTGCCTGGTCTTGCTGGTGGTGAGCATGCTGGTGTCCATGGTCCTGACACGGGTGGCCAAGGACGGAGGCCTCATCTTCTGCTGCTCCTCCGGAAGAGCCAAAGCTGGTGACGGGCAGAGGAGGGCTGACCAGG ATGACAAAGCGGACGTGAGTGTCATCCGGCTGGACAACTCAGAGGAACAGCAGATGCACAGAAGGTTGATGGACTTCCTGGATGCCATCAAAGCCAAGGAAGCGGAGTGCGAGCGCAACAAGGCGCTCGCAGACAGGATTGACAAAACCTTTTTCTGGTTCTATTTCATTCTGGGCAcgctgtacttttgcgctatgaTTGTGGTGATGGTGAAATACAAATGCGAAGTGGACCACTTGGATTTCTGGTAA
- the LOC119126077 gene encoding uncharacterized protein LOC119126077 has translation MNAAKDKLEVYKQEQGSTSDLLDLFKDYKPKRERLTFDSKPAVTPQLITRMQSSITTPKEDSTTDFAKVLAESFSVSRLPAPEPAVFSGDPLKYKGWKMSFQTLIGRKNIPANEKIYYLQKYVGGPARKAIEGYFLLGTDAAYQTALDVLEKRYGSSFMVAKAFRDKLASWPKIGPKESIQLREFSDFLQGCQAAMSQIKSLEVLNDCGENQRMLFKLPDWLTARWNRRVTRMEKENETFPSFDQFVEFVTEEADIACNPITSLHALKSGDGGKEKPQKTRSVGAKVLASSSEEKTDAKGCVFCEKSNHGLQTCRRFLKETTAERVKFVKTNKLCFGCLKSGHQSKNCEKRSICETCKGKHPTCLHENRPREDDRKEQEDGERKESGRRFKKKERTKEKEDLSESEEKEETPVEATANRVVQDKRSTYSSTVVPVWLSTASNPEQEVLVYALLDNQSDTTFVLQETAEVLVTKKQPVQLKLSTMSSKDTVIQSPKLTGLQVRGYNETRKISLPVTYTREFIPANLSHVPIPETARSWPHLEHLAGEITPLCDCEIGLLIGYNCSQALLPREVVSGKDNEPFAQRTDLGWSIVGCADPCVDYGDAIGSSHRIVVKQVITPPEVIKALESDFNERVAEDAHFSQEDLRFLSIMEEGIKAKPDGRCEMPLPFKEERPSLPQNRICADHRLKCLRKRLERDEQYRKDDKTFMSEMIARGDAEKVTEEQLDKSPSWYIPHHGVYHPHKPGKIRVVFDCSAKFQGMSLNDHLLTGPELTNTLVGVLCRFRKGPVAIMCDVERMFHQFHVRPEDRDYLRFLWWEDGDLQSEPAVYRMKVHLFGAASSPGCANYGLKHIAAQGQESTCIDSQRRVC, from the exons atgaatgccGCCAAGGACAAACTAGAAGTGTATAAACAAGAACAAGGCTCAACCTCAGACTTGCTGGATCTATTCAAGGATTATAAGCCCAAACGAGAAAGGCTTACATTCGACTCAAAACCTGCTGTCACGCCACAACTAATCACAAGGATGCAATCTTCTATAACTACTCCCAAAGAGGATAGCACAACTGATTTCGCCAAGGTACTAGCAGAGTCCTTCAGTGTAAGCCGTCTCCCAGCACCAGAGCCTGCTGTTTTCAGTGGAGATCCACTAAAGTACAAGGGCTGGAAAATGTCCTTTCAAACGCTGATAGGCAGAAAGAATATACCAGCGAACGAAAAAATCTACTACCTACAAAAATATGTTGGCGGACCAGCAAGGAAAGCCATTGAGGGATACTTCCTTCTGGGAACAGATGCAGCCTATCAGACAGCGCTCGATGTCCTGGAAAAAAGATATGGAAGCTCCTTTATGGTTGCTAAGGCTTTCAGAGATAAGCTGGCCTCATGGCCAAAGATAGGACCCAAGGAAAGCATTCAGCTACGAGAGTTCTCAGACTTCCTTCAAGGCTGTCAAGCAGCCATGTCGCAAATAAAGAGCCTGGAGGTCCTTAACGACTGTGGTGAAAACCAACGAATGCTCTTCAAGCTCCCCGACTGGCTTACAGCAAGATGGAACCGAAGGGTGACCAGGatggaaaaggaaaatgagaCTTTCCCCAGCTTCGATCAGTTCGTGGAATTCGTCACAGAGGAAGCCGATATAGCTTGTAATCCGATTACCTCCCTTCACGCTCTGAAGTCTGGAGATGGTGGAAAGGAGAAGCCACAAAAAACACGAAGTGTTGGTGCTAAGGTGCTAGCAAGTAGCTCTGAAGAGAAAACAGATGCTAAAGGATGTGTATTCTGTGAGAAGTCAAATCATGGCTTACAGACATGTCGAAGGTTCTTGAAAGAGACAACTGCAGAACGAGTCAAGtttgtgaaaacaaacaagctctGCTTTGGATGTTTGAAATCAGGACATCAGTCCAAGAACTGTGAGAAGAGAAGCATTTGTGAGACATGCAAAGGGAAGCATCCAACATGTCTACATGAAAATCGTCCAAGGGAAGACGATAGGAAAGAACAAGAGGATGGCGAAAGAAAGGAGAGTGGGAGACGCTTTAAGAAAAAGGAGCGCACAAAGGAGAAGGAAGACTTATCAGAGTCTGAAGAGAAAGAAGAGACACCAGTAGAGGCAACAGCTAACAGAGTGGTGCAAGACAAGAGGAGCACCTATTCCTCCACAGTTGTTCCTGTATGGCTGTCCACAGCAAGTAATCCAGAGCAGGAAGTGCTCGTATACGCTCTATTGGACAACCAAAGCGACACCACCTTCGTCCTGCAAGAAACGGCAGAAGTGTTAGTTACAAAGAAACAGCCTGTGCAATTAAAGCTCTCCACGATGTCATCCAAAGATACCGTCATCCAGAGTCCGAAGTTAACTGGATTGCAGGTCAGAGGTTATAATGAGACAAGGAAAATATCTCTCCCAGTAACCTACACAAGAGAGTTTATTCCTGCAAACCTAAGTCATGTCCCCATACCTGAGACAGCAAGATCATGGCCTCACCTAGAGCACCTTGCTGGAGAGATCACTCCTTTATGTGACTGTGAGATTGGCCTGCTCATAGGCTACAACTGTTCTCAGGCCCTGTTGCCCAGAGAAGTGGTGTCAGGAAAAGATAATGAGCCTTTCGCTCAACGAACAGACTTGGGCTGGAGTATAGTTGGCTGTGCAGATCCCTGCGTCGATTATGGAGATGCAATTGGAAGCAGCCACAGGATCGTTGTGAAACAA GTCATCACACCACCAGAAGTCATTAAGGCACTCGAATCAGACTTCAACGAAAGAGTAGCCGAAGATGCTCATTTCTCACAGGAAGATCTACGTTTTCTATCCATAATGGAGGAAGGAATCAAAGCGAAGCCAGACGGACGTTGCGAAATGCCTCTCCCATTTAAAGAAGAAAGGCCAAGCCTGCCACAGAACAGAATCTGTGCAGATCACCGTCTCAAGTGTCTCAGAAAGAGATTGGAGAGGGACGAGCAATATCGGAAGGACGACAAGACCTTCATGAGTGAGATGATTGCACGCGGAGATGCAGAGAAAGTCACAGAAGAACAACTTGACAAAAGCCCGTCCTGGTACATTCCTCATCACGGGGTGTATCACCCTCATAAACCTGGGAAGATACGGGTCGTGTTCGACTGCTCAGCCAAGTTCCAAGGCATGTCACTGAATGACCACCTGCTTACCGGACCGGAACTGACAAACACCTTGGTAGGCGTGCTCTGTCGCTTTCGCAAGGGTCCAGTAGCGATCATGTGTGATGTGGAACGCATGTTCCATCAGTTTCATGTCAGACCAGAGGACAGAGACTATTTGAGGTTTCTGTGGTGGGAAGACGGCGACCTACAGTCAGAACCAGCGGTCTACCGCATGAAAGTACACCTGTTTGGGGCGGCCTCATCACCCGGCTGCGCGAACTATGGCCTCAAACACATCGCTGCACAAGGACAAG AAAGTACTTGCATCGATTCCCAAAGAAGAGTGTGCTGA